A window from Thunnus albacares chromosome 19, fThuAlb1.1, whole genome shotgun sequence encodes these proteins:
- the prrc2a gene encoding protein PRRC2A isoform X1, whose protein sequence is MSERSGQTAKGKEGKTKYASLNLFDTYKGKSLETQKPVVPPRHGLQSLGKVASARRMPPPANLPSLKAENKGNDPNVSLVPKDGTGWASKPEPADPKSTDALSAPQPEPQQPVASQMPAPTRPRTPPASEVPTNTALAPASTQAVGARSWAQASVTHGTQGDGGKGSNLPSPFSREEFPTLQAAGDQDRAGREQGTADQWYGPGPSLRPQNVTSWRDGGGRALAPTLSGEGAAEGGSGGALVMDGAAGVPPQNPQSHGPPRNPPAGSPALPLPQPPVGPGFPQYRGIMPPFMYPPYLPFPAPYGPQAPYRYPPPGEGPAPRFARAQGGPDSRPQGGPRDAGGEVVKRPSILKQDDLKELDELDHDGDDGWAGAHEEIDYSAKLKFSDDEGDEEGEEERTESKNDLREQQRSQDAPPATSRSRASESGGDTRRTPPTNADNGSQPPSSKPGWAEEGGSGWGGQGAPPNYQGRRPGLGGPREQPSPPPGPLLGQGPYSFYREDRPHNQGAPLGPGKPGPAQHQPAAGGPSPPSQPGLLVHGAQGEDEDETWRQRRKQSSTEISAAVERARRRREEEERRMEEERRAACAEKLKRLDEKQQQQQGSNVGGSVGTSKSPSLDGNLTAATAGSPSPSMSASASSPNISQPPSPCVDTEEPPVLAVQPGTGPGVSDRQRASSNSSYDSSADTQQCPQPAVSQPQQPTLEVPLPGETKEETIGSPRIRAGSGGERGVDPVKIENIGGGAGRQAGGPPGQGYSKYQKSLPPRFQRQQQEQLLKQQQQWQQQQQQHSQASQSQLSPQPQPPQGPSPGSTPQPGPGPKQGGPLYQPSNMVRPPPLPMNFDPRWMMMPYMDPRMMQGRPPPMDYYSASMHPSGLIGRERSDSGGSGSDPFDRQQQHPGHPHRGTPPMDPKLGWGPEVFPGGGEGRGLTSPLRQKQALEDDDVAKGPRSDTPPHRMREGGLGPIQQPSSSSGTSNQTPPPVGTQVGTQGGSHHPHHYMSGRGNYSNFPDQGARMPPHQQPQRAGERGNHPHSFTHQDEGPPRGAQQGQIWGAPHPHYDRNGRADLPTVESNSHLHHHHSHHPQQPHFPLHPHKQENSRDRVVEAPAKKTDSSPPLHQPSLSSSCSSSASSTSAREDGNVKIAMHHHPSHRESEAIGHSLGERGNSGSAGSSSHVKQEKTGPAYAPHSSMTSSPPPAQHGSHTQLQQQQQHPHPKSNQRGGREHKTETQWGPRPGSSNTGGGSSHGRRANNAGGGSNSRGGEDSSSTPLDHKPSSQTGGSNANKRAGPIKKPVLKEMKREGEVDGGEKTSQGFGKDKEQDGGQPSSMKQEASSISQNTSAPSGKEESTQSAKPRNGGKERSSGGGGGGSGRGPKDVDTTSSGFSGSRRDRDRSFERGGGTPHHHGVSTKGGRGSRGRGGEFYGRGRGYRGTYTASAGPSGGSRGRMGGRSGRDYRSSVAGGHHQESKGEGAGGRHGQDRSQHNPARARNRSETRSEGSEYEEIPKRRRERGSETGSESGASDLGHSDKEDHQKPNTKNGSDNANTTGSGNISSAPPRGSQARVFTPRGVPSRRGRGGGSGGGNIYRSSGNVGGTAGGHRVGPSSASHGGSSKPSASVRKQQAPAQTSGPKDLSRGGNSGEKKDKMADGSQAQSQGSNPPQPSLSAVTPATIGSTENGGVVTQQASTNPTSNSGGSNSVPLPANRGFPPGGFERPPRRRRHGRSQHQQDKPPRFRRLKERENAARINGGVGVIGGGRPSSPSLNSVQDSNGAPISAPMTGNAQNANHNATLTANNNSGGGHLSNANSHHHHHYNQGNAGQTHPQHHHSHGAKSPDFTNQNSDQANEEWETASESSDFTEFRDREGGGKSYSSHHHHHLGRGGGGSGGGGGVVEREMAGKEPSANKRSFSSQRPGMERQNRRVNTGGAGGGGGGRGPRGPPGGGSGGPGNGGGNRGEKRGNWPSPKNRK, encoded by the exons ATGTCAGAGCGCTCTGGGCAAACTGCAAAGGGGAAGGAAGGCAAAACCAAGTATGCGTCTCTCAACCTGTTTGATACATACAAAGGAAAGAGCCTTGAAACACAAAAGCCTGTTG TTCCCCCCCGCCATGGCCTGCAGTCTCTTGGTAAAGTTGCCTCCGCGCGGCGTATGCCACCCCCTGCCAACCTGCCCAGTCTGAAGGCAGAGAACAAAGGCAACGATCCTAACGTCTCGCTCGTTCCCAAAGACGGCACAGGATGGGCAAGCAAACCGGAACCAGCAGACCCAAAGAG TACCGATGCATTGTCAGCACCGCAGCCGGAACCGCAGCAGCCTGTGGCTTCACAGATGCCTGCACCGACCCGCCCGAGAACCCCGCCGGCTTCAGAGGTACCGACAAACACA GCTCTGGCCCCAGCTTCAACCCAGGCCGTAGGGGCAAGGTCCTGGGCACAGGCCAGTGTTACACATGGAACACAAGGGGATG GTGGAAAGGGATCAAACCTACCGTCGCCATTCTCTCGCGAGGAATTTCCCACCCTGCAGGCGGCTGGCGACCAGGACAGAGCTGGCAGAGAACAGGGCACTGCAGATCAGTGGTATGGGCCCGGACCAAGCCTCCGCCCCCAGA ACGTTACAAGCTGGCGGGACGGTGGGGGCCGAGCCCTGGCGCCCACCCTGTCTGGGGAGGGGGCAGCGGAGGGTGGCAGTGGTGGGGCTCTGGTGATGGATGGGGCAGCTGGGGTCCCGCCTCAGAACCCTCAGTCCCACGGGCCACCTAGGAACCCTCCCGCAGGCAGCCCCGCCTTGCCCCTGCCCCAGCCCCCCGTTGGGCCAGGGTTCCCCCAATACCGAGGGATCATGCCTCCATTC aTGTATCCTCCCTATCTGCCCTTTCCGGCCCCCTATGGCCCTCAGGCACCCTACAGGTACCCGCCACCTGGGGAAGGGCCTGCTCCAAG GTTCGCTCGTGCGCAAGGTGGTCCTGACAGCAGGCCTCAGGGTGGCCCACGTGATGCAGGTGGAGAGGTGGTGAAGCGACCCTCTATCCTAAAGCAGGACGACCTGAAGGAGCTTGACGAGCTGGACCACGATGGAGACGACGGCTGGGCAG GAGCTCATGAGGAAATTGATTACTCTGCCAAGTTGAAGTTCAGTGATGATGAAGGAgatgaggagggagaagaggagagaacgGAGAGCAAGAATGACTTGCG TGAGCAGCAGAGGTCCCAGGATGCCCCCCCTGCAACCTCTCGCTCTCGAGCTTCAGAGAGCGGTGGAGACACCCGCCGCACCCCTCCCACTAATGCTGACAATGGCTCCCAACCCCCCTCCAGCAAGCCAGGATGGGCCGAGGAGGGTGGCAGTGGCTGGGGCGGCCAGGGAGCACCACCCAACTACCAG GGGCGCAGGCCTGGATTGGGTGGTCCCCGGGAGCAGCCCTCCCCCCCACCTGGGCCGCTCCTCGGACAAGGGCCCTACTCCTTTTACCGAGAG GACCGGCCCCACAACCAGGGTGCCCCTCTAGGCCCTGGAAAACCTGGCCCTGCCCAGCACCAGCCAGCAGCAGGAGGCCCTAGCCCTCCTTCCCAGCCTGGCCTGCTGGTCCATGGGGCCCAgggggaggatgaggatgagacTTGGCGTCAGCGCAGGAAGCAGTCCTCTACTGAGATCTCTGCTGCAGTGGAGCGAGCCCGTCGACGCCGTGAGGAGGAAGAACgtaggatggaggaggagagacgtGCTGCCTGTGCCGAGAAGCTGAAGAGGCTCGATGagaagcagcaacagcagcagggcAGTAACGTGGGAGGCAGTGTTGGCACCAGTAAATCCCCGAGCCTTGATGGAAACTTGACAGCTGCCACAGCAGGCAGCCCTAGTCCATCTATGTCAGCCTCTGCCTCCTCCCCCAACATCAGCCAGCCCCCATCCCCATGTGTAGACACCGAGGAGCCTCCAGTGCTGGCTGTGCAGCCGGGGACGGGTCCTGgagtcagtgacagacagcgagccagcagcaacagcagctatGACTCCAGCGCAG ATACCCAACAGTGTCCCCAGCCTGCTGTGTCACAGCCACAGCAGCCCACCCTGGAGGTACCTTTACCGGGAGAGACTAAGGAGGAGACCATTGGTAGTCCTCGCATTCGTGCAGGAAGTGGAGGTGAAAGAGGAGTCGACCCAGTGAAGATTGAGAATATTGGAGGAGGAGCAGGTCGTCAAGCCGGTGGTCCCCCTGGCCAGGGTTACTCAAAGTACCAGAAGTCTCTTCCACCTCGTttccagaggcagcagcag GAGCAGCTcttgaagcagcagcagcagtggcagcagcagcaacagcagcacagcCAGGCATCCCAGAGCCAGCTGTCCCCCCAGCCCCAGCCTCCACAGGGTCCTTCACCAGGCTCAACACCCCAGCCAGGGCCTGGACCTAAGCAGGGTGGACCACTGTATCAACCCAGCAACATGGTTCGACCCCCGCCTCTGCCAATGAATTTTGACCCTCGCTGGATGATGATGCCCTACATGGACCCTCGCATGATGCAGGGCCGCCCTCCACCTATGGACTATTATTCAGCCAGCATGCACCCATCTG GGCTTATTGGGCGTGAGCGGTCTGATTCAGGGGGATCTGGTTCAGACCCCTTTGACAGGCAGCAACAGCATCCAGGGCACCCTCACCGTGGGACCCCCCCTATGGATCCAAAGCTGGGGTGGGGGCCGGAGGTATTCCCTGGTGGAGGGGAGGGTCGTGGGCTAACCTCCCCACTGAGGCAGAAGCAAGCGTTGGAGGATGATGATGTGGCCAAAGGGCCCAG GAGTGACACTCCTCCACACCGCATGCGAGAGGGTGGATTGGGACCCATCCAGCAGCCCAGCTCTAGCTCTGGGACATCCAATCAGACCCCACCACCAGTCGGCACTCAAGTTGGCACCCAGGGCGGCAGCCACCACCCTCATCACTACATGAGTGGGAGGGGCAACTACAGTAACTTCCCTGATCAAGGTGCGAGGATGCCTCCCCATCAGCAGCCGCAAAGGGCCGGTGAAAGGGGAAACCACCCGCATAGCTTCACCCATCAGGATGAAGGGCCCCCCCGAGGAGCTCAGCAGGGCCAGATATGGGGAGCCCCACACCCTCACTACGATCGCAACGGTCGAGCAGACCTCCCCACTGTTGAGAGCAATTCtcacctccaccaccatcacAGCCACCACCCTCAGCAGCCTCACTTCCCTCTCCATCCCCATAAGCAAGAGAACAGCCGCGACAGGGTTGTTGAGGCCCCTGCCAAGAAGACAGATTCCTCTCCCCCACTCCACCAACCTTCCCTCTCATCTTCATGCTCTTCCTCGGCCTCCTCTACTTCTGCCAGGGAAGATGGGAATGTCAAAATCGCCATGCATCATCACCCATCCCACAGAGAAAGTGAAGCTATTGGGCACAGTCTTGGTGAAAGAGGCAACAGTGGTAGTGCTGGCAGTAGCAGCCATGTCAAACAGGAGAAAACCGGCCCAGCATATGCTCCCCATTCCTCCATGACTTCGAGCCCACCTCCCGCTCAGCATGGCAGTCATACtcagcttcagcagcagcagcagcatccccaTCCAAAGTCAAACCAAAGAGGGGGGCGGGAGCACAAGACAGAGACCCAGTGGGGCCCACGGCCTGGCAGCAGCAATACAGGTGGGGGGTCCTCTCATGGTAGGAGGGCCAACAATGCAGGAGGTGGGAGCAATTCCCGTGGAGGGGAGGACTCTTCCAGCACTCCATTGGACCACAAGCCCTCCAGCCAGACAGGAGGTAGCAATGCCAACAAGAGGGCTGGTCCCATCAAGAAACCAGTGctgaaagagatgaagagagagggagaagttgatggaggagaaaaaacaagCCAAGGCTTTGGGAAAGATAAAGAGCAAGATGGTGGCCAACCCAGCTCCATGAAGCAGGAAGCCTCCTCCATCTCCCAGAATACTTCAGCTCCATCTGGTAAAGAAGAGTCTACCCAGTCAGCCAAACCCAGGAACGGAGGAAAAGAACGGTCCTctggaggaggtgggggagggtCAGGCAGAGGGCCCAAAGATGTAGACACCACTTCTTCAGGATTTTCAGGGTCCAGGAGGGACAGAGACCGCTCCTTTGAGAGAGGAGGCGGCACCCCCCACCACCATGGAGTCTCCACCAAAGGCGGCAGAGGCAGTCGTGGACGAGGTGGGGAGTTCTATGGGCGTGGCCGTGGTTACCGGGGAACCTACACGGCCAGCGCTGGACCTAGTGGTGGCAGTCGGGGTAGAATGGGTGGCAGGAGTGGCAGAGACTACCGCTCATCTGTTGCTGGTGGCCACCACCAGGAGTCCAAGGGTGAGGGGGCTGGCGGCAGGCATGGTCAAGACCGGTCCCAACACAACCCAGCCAGAGCCAGGAATCGAAGTGAAACCCGCAGTGAGGGTTCAGAGTATGAAGAAATCCccaagagaaggagggagagaggctCAGAGACGGGCAGTGAGAGTGGTGCAAGTGACCTTGGTCACTCAGACAAGGAAGACCACCAGAAACCCAACACCAAGAATGGCTCAGATAATGCCAACACCACCGGCAGCGGCAACATTTCATCTGCCCCTCCCAGAGGTTCACAGGCCAGGGTCTTCACCCCCAGGGGTGTGCCCTCGAGGAGGGGCAGGGGTGGAGGTAGTGGAGGAGGAAACATCTACAGGAGTAGTGGCAATGTTGGAGGAACAGCTGGGGGACACAGGGTTGGACCCAGCTCAGCCTCTCACGGTGGGTCCTCCAAGCCATCAGCCTCAGTGCGGAAGCAGCAAGCCCCGGCACAAACCTCTGGGCCCAAAGACTTGAGCCGGGGAGGAAATAGTGGCGAGAAGAAGGACAAGATGGCTGATGGAAGTCAAGCTCAAAGTCAGGGGTCCAATCCCCCTCAGCCATCTTTGTCTGCAGTAACTCCTGCCACTATAGGTTCTACTGAAAATGGAGGGGTTGTTACCCAGCAAGCTTCAACTAACCCTACGTCAAACTCTGGAGGGTCAAATTCAGTCCCTCTTCCTGCTAATCGTGGATTCCCGCCGGGTGGGTTTGAGCGACCCCCCAGACGTCGGCGTCACGGGCGATCCCAGCATCAGCAGGACAAGCCACCCCGCTTCCGGAGACTGAAGGAGCGAGAGAATGCCGCACGCATCAATGGAGGAGTGGGGGTCATCGGAGGAGGAAgaccctcctctccttccctgaATTCAGTTCAGGACAGCAACGGAGCCCCTATCTCTGCTCCCATGACAGGCAATGCCCAAAATGCTAACCACAACGCCACACTAACAGCCAACAATAACAGTGGTGGAGGGCATCTCAGCAACGCGAACagccaccaccatcaccactaCAACCAGGGCAACGCTGGGCAAACCCACCCCCAGCACCACCACAGCCATGGAGCAAAGTCCCCTGACTTCACCAACCAGAACTCGGACCAGGCCAATGAGGAATGGGAGACCGCCTCCGAGAGCAGTGATTTCACAGAGTTcagagacagggagggaggagggaagtcATATTCTtctcaccatcaccaccacctaggaaggggaggagggggcagcggaggaggaggaggtgtggtCGAGCGAGAGATGGCGGGAAAAGAGCCCTCAGCTAATAAAAGAAGCTTTTCAAGTCAGCGTCCTGGCATGGAGCGACAGAACCGGAGGGTCAACActggaggagcaggaggtggagggggaggaagaggccCACGTGGCCCGCCCGGTGGTGGCTCTGGCGGGCCTGGCAACGGAGGTGGTAACCGCGGGGAGAAGCGGGGCAACTGGCCCTCTCCGAAAAATAGGAAGTGA